In the Corynebacterium gerontici genome, one interval contains:
- a CDS encoding ATP-dependent DNA helicase RecG, producing MLGWQDTRPLSRILEKGEAGSIKRAFGYSKAYELLEHFPRAYAARGSGLAAETADEGEIVTIVGEVVHTTTRESPKAGRIFQVSIHDGVGVTQATFFRATWQMRQLSVGVRAIFTGKLKFFRGQAQLQHPQYFLLGNLRLLKKEESYKERVAQLMLNLPFIPIYPAKSSMPSWRIFGAIHEVLRTIPTIEDPLQQFAPNDLPSFDASVRGIHMPDAGGHEPYRQRLLYDEALSLGVVMALRKADTRKRVAPLLSAPDQRGAQLQASLPFDLTEGQRNVLEDIRHDLRSKEPMQRLLQGEVGSGKTVVALLAMLQAVDAGAQCALLAPTEVLATQHAQSIAAMLKGIDVKITLLKGSMPTSQRQQALLDIVSGESNIIIGTHALIQESVEFFNLGLCVVDEQHRFGVEQRDTLRAKGPDGLTPHLLVMTATPIPRTIAMTTFGDLSVSTLRELPGGRQPIASYVVPAQNSLWVARMWQRLREEIHQGRQVYIVCPKIGGEDGVEEMTEHLSNTEFEGRRVMALHGQMPSESKATVMEAFAAGLIDVLVATTVIEVGVDVPNAAAMLIYGADAFGVSQLHQLRGRVGRGANKSICFFYTSAEPGTPTLERIGKVADTLDGFELAEIDLEYRQEGDVLGTEQSGHNRLKFLKLHRDARVIARANDDATAIVHQAPLLARTLVRDIDYDRQIFIDKS from the coding sequence GTGCTCGGGTGGCAAGACACGCGGCCGCTGAGCCGCATCCTGGAAAAAGGCGAAGCTGGCTCGATCAAACGCGCTTTTGGCTACAGCAAAGCCTATGAATTGTTGGAGCATTTTCCCAGGGCATACGCTGCACGTGGATCGGGGCTTGCCGCCGAGACAGCGGATGAAGGCGAGATCGTCACCATCGTGGGCGAAGTCGTGCACACCACCACCCGAGAATCACCAAAAGCCGGGCGTATTTTCCAAGTGTCAATACATGATGGGGTAGGGGTTACCCAGGCGACGTTCTTTCGCGCCACCTGGCAAATGCGCCAACTATCAGTCGGTGTGCGGGCCATCTTCACCGGCAAACTGAAGTTCTTTCGAGGCCAGGCGCAGTTGCAGCATCCTCAGTATTTCCTGCTCGGGAACCTACGGTTGCTGAAAAAGGAGGAAAGCTACAAAGAGCGCGTGGCGCAGCTCATGCTCAACCTCCCGTTCATCCCCATCTACCCAGCAAAATCTTCCATGCCTTCCTGGCGCATCTTTGGCGCGATCCATGAAGTGCTGCGCACTATCCCAACAATTGAGGATCCCCTCCAGCAATTCGCGCCAAACGACCTGCCCAGCTTCGACGCCTCTGTGCGCGGCATTCATATGCCCGATGCTGGTGGGCACGAACCATATCGCCAACGCCTGCTCTACGACGAAGCCTTGAGTTTGGGCGTGGTCATGGCACTGCGCAAAGCCGATACACGAAAACGAGTAGCTCCCCTGCTCAGCGCCCCAGACCAACGCGGCGCGCAATTGCAAGCCTCATTGCCATTTGACCTCACTGAGGGCCAACGGAACGTTCTTGAGGACATCCGTCACGATCTGCGTTCCAAAGAGCCAATGCAGCGCCTCCTGCAAGGCGAGGTGGGTTCGGGCAAAACCGTGGTGGCGCTGCTCGCCATGCTCCAAGCCGTGGACGCAGGCGCCCAGTGTGCGCTGCTCGCCCCAACAGAAGTGCTTGCGACACAGCACGCGCAGAGCATTGCGGCCATGTTGAAAGGCATTGACGTCAAGATCACCTTGCTCAAAGGTTCTATGCCAACTTCCCAACGACAGCAAGCGCTGCTCGACATTGTCAGCGGAGAATCAAACATCATCATCGGCACGCATGCGCTTATTCAAGAATCAGTAGAGTTCTTCAACCTTGGTCTGTGCGTGGTAGATGAGCAGCACCGTTTCGGCGTCGAACAACGAGATACCCTCCGCGCGAAGGGCCCAGACGGTTTGACTCCACACCTCCTCGTGATGACGGCAACGCCCATTCCGCGAACCATCGCCATGACTACCTTTGGAGACCTAAGCGTGTCCACGCTCAGGGAACTGCCGGGAGGCCGCCAACCCATTGCCTCCTACGTGGTGCCCGCACAAAACTCTTTGTGGGTCGCCAGAATGTGGCAACGCTTGCGTGAAGAAATCCACCAGGGCAGACAGGTCTACATAGTGTGCCCGAAGATCGGTGGTGAAGACGGCGTCGAGGAAATGACCGAACACCTCAGCAACACCGAGTTCGAGGGCCGCCGAGTCATGGCACTGCATGGCCAGATGCCCAGCGAATCCAAAGCCACGGTTATGGAGGCGTTTGCAGCGGGACTTATCGACGTGCTCGTCGCCACCACCGTGATCGAGGTCGGCGTGGACGTGCCCAACGCCGCGGCCATGCTCATCTACGGCGCCGACGCCTTCGGCGTTTCCCAATTGCATCAACTCCGAGGCCGAGTGGGACGAGGCGCCAACAAATCCATCTGCTTCTTCTACACCAGCGCAGAACCCGGCACCCCCACCCTCGAGCGCATTGGAAAGGTAGCCGATACCCTCGACGGCTTCGAACTCGCCGAAATTGATCTGGAATATCGCCAAGAAGGCGACGTGCTCGGCACCGAACAATCCGGACATAATCGCCTGAAGTTCCTCAAATTGCACCGCGATGCCAGAGTGATCGCCCGCGCCAATGACGATGCCACGGCAATTGTGCACCAAGCCCCCTTGCTCGCCCGAACCCTCGTGCGAGACATCGACTACGATCGGCAGATCTTCATCGACAAAAGCTAA
- a CDS encoding biotin/lipoyl-containing protein codes for MKIHAPFAGIVHFLVTPGESVRTGQALASVEAVKLEAPVIAPGPGVVDALLVEDFQDVVGGEAVIEVKEA; via the coding sequence ATGAAGATTCACGCCCCCTTCGCCGGGATCGTCCACTTCCTCGTCACCCCTGGCGAATCCGTCCGCACAGGCCAAGCGCTCGCCTCAGTTGAGGCAGTGAAACTAGAGGCGCCCGTGATCGCGCCGGGTCCTGGGGTGGTGGACGCGCTTTTGGTAGAGGATTTTCAAGACGTTGTTGGTGGCGAGGCTGTGATTGAGGTGAAAGAGGCTTAA
- a CDS encoding RsmD family RNA methyltransferase produces the protein MGQTRIISGEARGRKIKVPEHGTRPTSDRAREGLFSSLQVRFGFIDAVVLDLFAGSGALGLEAASRGAAEVVLVESARSAAEIIRSNAKVVGHPNVRVEEMKASTYLATAPDHYFSMVLADPPYELDDASVQEMLAALAPKLIDGAVVVIERHRDSEQTAWPAWFVPTPQKLKKRTFGIARMDMAVFHADRYEEES, from the coding sequence ATGGGACAAACACGTATCATTTCCGGCGAGGCTCGTGGCAGGAAGATTAAGGTTCCCGAACACGGCACACGTCCAACCTCCGACCGCGCCCGTGAAGGACTCTTTTCCTCCCTTCAGGTTCGCTTCGGTTTTATCGATGCGGTGGTGCTCGATCTTTTCGCGGGTTCCGGCGCTCTTGGTCTTGAGGCCGCGAGCCGAGGTGCCGCTGAGGTGGTCTTGGTTGAATCGGCGCGATCCGCCGCTGAGATTATTCGCAGCAACGCCAAGGTAGTGGGGCATCCCAACGTACGTGTTGAGGAGATGAAGGCATCTACTTACCTGGCCACCGCGCCCGATCATTATTTCAGCATGGTTTTGGCCGATCCTCCCTATGAACTTGACGACGCAAGCGTGCAGGAAATGTTGGCGGCGTTGGCCCCAAAGCTTATCGACGGCGCTGTGGTCGTCATCGAGCGTCATCGCGACTCCGAGCAGACTGCATGGCCCGCGTGGTTCGTGCCCACGCCGCAGAAATTGAAGAAGCGTACTTTTGGCATTGCGCGGATGGACATGGCGGTGTTCCATGCCGATCGCTATGAGGAGGAATCATGA
- the coaD gene encoding pantetheine-phosphate adenylyltransferase has product MSTHAVCPGSFDPVTMGHVNIIQRAASLHDRVTVLVTANPNKPSGLFTVEERKELIRNALQHLPNIHVDHWSGLLVEYTTTHGVDTLVKGLRSSLDYDYELPMAQMNRKLAGIDTCFLMTDPKYGYISSTLCKEVTKYGGDVSDMLPEGVADAIRRKFSEQA; this is encoded by the coding sequence ATGAGCACGCATGCGGTGTGCCCAGGATCGTTTGATCCCGTGACGATGGGGCACGTCAATATCATTCAGCGCGCGGCTTCCCTGCATGATCGGGTGACGGTGTTGGTTACAGCGAACCCCAACAAGCCGAGCGGCCTGTTCACAGTTGAAGAACGCAAGGAACTGATCCGCAACGCCCTGCAGCATTTGCCAAATATTCACGTTGACCATTGGTCGGGACTTCTGGTGGAGTACACCACTACTCACGGGGTGGACACCCTGGTCAAGGGGCTGCGTTCTTCCTTGGATTACGACTATGAGCTGCCGATGGCGCAGATGAATCGAAAGCTCGCAGGAATCGATACCTGCTTTCTCATGACCGACCCTAAATACGGGTACATCTCCTCCACACTGTGCAAGGAAGTAACCAAGTATGGGGGAGACGTATCGGATATGTTGCCTGAAGGGGTGGCGGACGCTATCCGCCGAAAATTCTCAGAGCAGGCTTGA
- a CDS encoding amino acid ABC transporter ATP-binding protein has product METLMIDAQQLCKSFGSLEVLRGIDLQISKGSVTCLIGPSGSGKSTLLRCVNHLEKITAGRLYVDGELIGYKERDGVLYEISEREAARQRSGIGMVFQNFNLFPHRTALENVIEAPIHVKGVAEKDAREQAMELLKKVGLGHKADAYPAQLSGGQQQRVAIARAVAMEPKLMLFDEPTSALDPELVGEVLRVMRELAADGMTMLVVTHEIGFAREVADTVVFMDGGVVVEAGDPKQVIDNPQHARTREFLSSLL; this is encoded by the coding sequence ATGGAAACCCTCATGATTGACGCACAACAGTTGTGCAAGAGCTTCGGAAGTCTTGAAGTGCTCAGGGGCATCGACCTGCAGATTTCCAAAGGCAGCGTCACGTGTTTGATCGGCCCTTCGGGATCCGGCAAATCTACCCTGCTACGTTGCGTGAACCACTTGGAAAAGATCACCGCTGGGCGTCTCTACGTCGACGGTGAACTCATCGGATACAAGGAACGCGATGGGGTGCTCTATGAAATTTCTGAACGAGAAGCCGCTCGCCAGCGCTCAGGCATCGGCATGGTGTTCCAGAACTTCAACCTCTTCCCCCACCGCACGGCGCTCGAAAACGTCATTGAGGCTCCTATTCACGTCAAGGGCGTCGCAGAAAAAGACGCCCGCGAGCAGGCGATGGAGCTGTTAAAGAAGGTCGGGTTAGGCCATAAGGCAGACGCCTATCCAGCGCAGCTTTCCGGTGGTCAGCAGCAGCGCGTAGCCATTGCTCGTGCGGTTGCGATGGAGCCCAAACTCATGCTTTTCGACGAACCCACGTCCGCACTGGACCCCGAACTCGTGGGAGAGGTCCTGCGCGTCATGCGCGAACTGGCCGCCGATGGCATGACCATGCTCGTGGTCACACACGAGATTGGCTTTGCCCGCGAAGTGGCGGACACTGTGGTGTTCATGGACGGCGGCGTGGTCGTCGAGGCCGGCGATCCCAAGCAGGTCATCGACAACCCCCAGCACGCCCGCACCCGGGAATTCCTCTCAAGCCTGCTCTGA
- a CDS encoding amino acid ABC transporter permease: protein MTNPKPIQAKPLRHPGRWVAAAIILALFLWFLISAATNEAYGWDTYRAYLFDTRIATAAAHTLAITVLSMLLGVVLGCAVAVMRMSPNPVLSAVSWFYLWIFRGTPVYVQLVFWGLLGSIYQSINLGFTEISLENALKNMFLLAVIGLGLNEAAYMAEIVRSGIQAVPEGQTEASKALGMSWWMTMRRTVLPQAMRIIVPPTGNEFISLLKTTSLVVAIPYTAELYGRATDIAAALFDPVPLLLVAATWYLAITSLLMVGQHFLEKYYDRGVSRDLTPAQLAALADAEGTLPKNVNVIQKGK from the coding sequence ATGACGAATCCAAAACCAATTCAGGCGAAGCCACTTCGCCATCCCGGCCGTTGGGTCGCAGCCGCTATCATCTTGGCCTTGTTCCTGTGGTTCCTCATCTCCGCAGCAACCAATGAGGCCTACGGCTGGGATACCTACCGCGCGTATCTCTTTGATACCCGCATTGCCACCGCCGCAGCTCACACTCTTGCCATCACAGTCTTGTCCATGCTCTTGGGTGTGGTGCTCGGCTGTGCTGTTGCAGTGATGCGCATGTCTCCCAACCCTGTATTGTCCGCAGTCTCCTGGTTTTACCTGTGGATTTTCCGTGGCACCCCGGTGTACGTGCAGTTAGTGTTCTGGGGACTGCTGGGGTCGATCTACCAAAGCATCAACCTGGGCTTCACGGAGATTTCCCTAGAAAACGCGCTGAAGAACATGTTCTTACTCGCCGTGATCGGCCTCGGCCTGAACGAGGCCGCCTATATGGCTGAGATTGTTCGCTCCGGTATTCAGGCGGTTCCCGAGGGTCAGACAGAGGCTTCCAAGGCCTTGGGCATGAGTTGGTGGATGACCATGCGCCGCACCGTGTTGCCGCAGGCGATGCGCATCATCGTTCCGCCCACCGGTAATGAGTTCATTTCTTTGCTCAAAACCACATCCCTGGTGGTAGCGATCCCCTACACCGCCGAGCTTTATGGCCGCGCGACGGATATTGCAGCCGCACTTTTCGATCCCGTACCGCTCCTGCTGGTGGCGGCCACCTGGTACTTGGCAATCACCTCACTGCTCATGGTCGGCCAGCATTTCCTGGAAAAATACTATGACCGCGGCGTTTCACGCGATCTCACCCCAGCCCAGCTCGCCGCTCTTGCTGATGCAGAGGGCACCCTGCCCAAGAACGTCAACGTGATCCAGAAAGGCAAATAG
- a CDS encoding ABC transporter substrate-binding protein: protein MKFSNRRIRRAVCALSAALSLGALSACVTNEEQGHPEGWEKVQPAPVAEIEAMVPKDIKERGVLSAGTNPPFAPFEFRDSSHTIIGVEMDLMEAIASTMGLKFQPKEQDFSLILPSISSGSVDVGASGFTDTEERRQNYDFVDFLYAGVQWGQQAGDNISRENPCGLSIAVQRTTVSETDDVRPLSDKCVSEGKEPIEVLSYDTSDAAATALVLGRADAFSADSPVLAWAVTRAEGKIEATGEIFDAAPYGFAVPKGSPLGPAVAAALQHLIETGEYQRILSQWGIHDGLVDSALINEVPIKK, encoded by the coding sequence ATGAAGTTTTCCAATCGGCGGATTCGCCGCGCCGTTTGCGCGCTTTCTGCAGCGCTCAGCCTCGGCGCGTTGAGCGCGTGCGTCACCAATGAGGAGCAAGGGCATCCAGAGGGCTGGGAGAAAGTCCAGCCCGCGCCGGTCGCGGAAATCGAGGCGATGGTGCCCAAAGACATCAAAGAACGTGGTGTGCTGAGTGCCGGCACCAACCCACCGTTTGCCCCATTCGAATTCCGGGATTCCTCCCACACCATCATCGGCGTAGAAATGGATCTCATGGAGGCAATCGCCTCCACCATGGGTTTGAAGTTTCAACCGAAGGAACAAGACTTCTCGCTCATCTTGCCCTCCATTTCCTCCGGATCTGTTGATGTAGGGGCCTCCGGATTTACCGATACTGAGGAGCGACGTCAAAATTATGACTTCGTAGACTTCCTTTACGCAGGCGTGCAGTGGGGGCAACAAGCAGGCGACAACATCTCTCGCGAAAACCCATGTGGCCTGTCCATCGCGGTGCAACGCACCACCGTGTCAGAAACCGATGACGTGCGCCCGCTTTCCGATAAATGCGTATCCGAAGGCAAAGAACCCATTGAAGTGCTCTCATACGACACTTCTGATGCCGCGGCCACGGCCCTCGTCCTGGGCCGCGCAGATGCCTTCAGCGCAGACTCCCCTGTACTTGCTTGGGCAGTCACCCGCGCCGAGGGAAAGATCGAAGCAACCGGCGAAATTTTTGACGCAGCCCCCTATGGTTTCGCAGTTCCCAAAGGTTCACCTCTCGGGCCAGCAGTCGCCGCTGCATTGCAGCACCTGATTGAAACGGGCGAATATCAACGCATTCTCTCGCAGTGGGGAATCCACGATGGGCTCGTTGATTCAGCCCTGATAAACGAAGTGCCAATCAAGAAGTAG
- a CDS encoding DUF368 domain-containing protein produces the protein MSQTPTKESPLKHILYVIFGGLIGLAEMVPGVSGGTVALVVGIYERAIRNGDLLLHTLRAAVTDRRRLKDAASQVEWAFLIAVGVGMVLTVLSLSSVMHAFVENSPQTSKALFMGMVAVSILVPLQMISGKELEAKRVPAYAMFAIAAIATFFLTGVTSAEKTNPSLIVVFFAAMIAVCALVLPGVSGSFILLSLGLYGPVIGAVAERDLTVMAVFALGALTGITLFIKLLDYLITRHRTLTLATMAGLMLGSLRALWPWQTEQAELLAPSGNVLGTVLWILLGGAIVAAIMWAEKFTTKH, from the coding sequence ATGAGTCAAACACCCACCAAAGAATCCCCGCTAAAACATATTTTGTACGTCATTTTCGGCGGCTTGATCGGCTTGGCAGAGATGGTGCCGGGCGTCTCCGGCGGAACTGTGGCGCTGGTCGTCGGTATTTACGAGCGCGCAATTCGCAATGGCGATCTGCTGCTCCACACTCTTCGCGCGGCGGTGACTGATCGTAGGCGCCTCAAGGATGCAGCATCGCAGGTGGAGTGGGCGTTCCTCATAGCGGTGGGTGTCGGCATGGTACTGACGGTGCTTTCACTATCCTCGGTGATGCATGCTTTCGTGGAGAATTCTCCCCAAACCTCCAAGGCGCTTTTTATGGGCATGGTGGCGGTTTCGATTCTGGTGCCGCTGCAAATGATCAGCGGCAAAGAGCTTGAGGCGAAGCGGGTGCCGGCGTACGCGATGTTTGCAATCGCGGCGATCGCTACGTTTTTCCTCACCGGGGTAACCTCTGCCGAGAAAACGAACCCCTCCCTCATCGTCGTGTTCTTCGCAGCCATGATTGCCGTATGCGCCCTGGTGCTTCCCGGTGTTTCAGGTTCATTCATCTTGTTGTCGCTCGGTCTATACGGCCCCGTCATCGGTGCAGTAGCGGAGCGTGATCTCACCGTGATGGCGGTGTTCGCTCTTGGTGCCCTGACTGGCATCACCCTGTTTATCAAGCTGCTGGATTACCTAATTACTCGGCACCGCACTTTGACGCTCGCCACGATGGCAGGTCTAATGCTGGGCTCGCTTCGTGCGCTCTGGCCATGGCAAACCGAGCAGGCGGAATTGCTTGCACCTTCGGGCAACGTGTTGGGCACGGTGTTGTGGATTCTCTTGGGCGGCGCCATCGTCGCGGCGATCATGTGGGCAGAGAAATTCACCACCAAACACTAA
- the polA gene encoding DNA polymerase I has product MLIDGHSMAFRAFFAIPSENFSTSGGQTTNAVYGFLGMLSSLVAEQQPTHLAVAFDVGRKTFRSEKFPAYKAQRDATPPEFKGQISLIKEVLDALGVTHLEKEKFEADDIIATLSTAATGQGFRTQIVTGDRDSFQLVNDHVTVLYPKRGVSDLIHYTPEAIEEKYGLTPAQYPEFAALRGDPSDNLPSIPRVGEKTATKWIQQYGDLESLLTHAYEIKGMAGENLRAAIDQVRTNFELTQMVRDLELPLGPEQLQRKDIDVNAVARSFDSLEFGVNLRERVFNSFGVDGSAVDADKAPDLQLEHDAVDTWLAAHAEQALALVVEGQAVPGAGDASAFALCDESYRGIVASFENLNPSEEQALGDWLASDAPKFVHGAKAHFHMLQARGFDLDGVEHDTEIAAYLLRPGQRTYELKDVFQRHLQRQLASEASSGQLSLLDVADNQELLAHAAAVMELAQTLAEQLVAIDAYELYRDLEIPLAGILGGMEAIGIAVDVETLQEQLEDFKAMVAEEEEQARKLVDEPTLNLSSPKQLQSVLFDTLGLPKTKKTKTGYSTAAKEIDALAAKNPHPFLDHLLAHREYTKMKSTIEGLIRAVGEDGRIHTTFHQTKASTGRLSSTDPNLQNIPVRTEAGRKIRSAFTVGEGYECLLTADYSQIEMRVMAHLSEDAGLIEAYQNGEDLHNYVGSRVFDVPVGEVTPELRRRVKAMSYGLVYGLSAFGLSQQLGIAAGEAKAIMESYFQRFGGVKRYLDEVVEQARHDGYTATLFGRRRYLPELTSENRVARETAERAALNAPIQGTAADIIKVAMIRVDRELREANVRSRVLLQVHDELVVEVAPGERELVQSIVEREMDAAVELTVPLEVASGVGEDWEEAAH; this is encoded by the coding sequence ATGCTTATCGACGGCCACTCGATGGCGTTTCGTGCCTTTTTCGCCATTCCCTCGGAGAATTTCTCAACCTCCGGCGGCCAGACAACCAATGCCGTGTACGGCTTTTTGGGCATGCTGTCTTCCCTGGTGGCCGAGCAGCAACCTACCCACTTGGCGGTGGCGTTCGACGTTGGGCGAAAGACGTTTCGCTCGGAGAAGTTCCCGGCGTATAAAGCGCAGCGTGATGCGACGCCGCCAGAGTTCAAGGGTCAAATTTCGCTCATCAAGGAGGTTCTTGACGCTCTCGGAGTGACCCATTTGGAAAAAGAGAAATTCGAGGCCGATGACATCATCGCCACCTTGTCCACCGCGGCCACAGGGCAAGGTTTTCGTACTCAGATTGTGACTGGCGATCGCGATTCCTTCCAATTAGTCAATGACCATGTGACGGTGCTGTATCCAAAGCGCGGCGTATCGGATCTGATTCATTACACTCCTGAGGCGATTGAAGAAAAGTATGGGCTCACACCTGCGCAGTACCCAGAGTTTGCCGCATTGCGCGGGGATCCATCAGACAATCTGCCGAGCATTCCGCGAGTTGGAGAAAAGACGGCCACCAAGTGGATTCAGCAGTACGGGGATCTGGAAAGCTTGCTCACTCACGCCTACGAGATCAAAGGCATGGCGGGCGAGAATCTACGCGCGGCCATCGATCAAGTTCGCACCAATTTTGAACTGACGCAGATGGTTCGCGACCTGGAACTTCCGTTGGGTCCCGAGCAACTGCAACGCAAGGACATCGATGTCAATGCGGTGGCCCGGAGCTTTGATTCGCTGGAGTTTGGAGTGAATCTTCGCGAAAGGGTGTTCAACTCCTTCGGCGTCGACGGTAGTGCGGTAGATGCGGACAAGGCTCCTGATCTTCAACTCGAACATGACGCTGTGGACACTTGGCTAGCGGCCCATGCAGAACAAGCATTGGCGCTCGTGGTTGAGGGGCAGGCAGTACCGGGTGCTGGCGATGCCTCGGCGTTCGCCCTTTGCGATGAGTCTTATCGAGGCATCGTCGCATCCTTTGAAAACCTCAACCCCTCTGAAGAGCAGGCTCTTGGCGATTGGCTCGCCAGCGACGCCCCGAAATTTGTTCACGGAGCCAAGGCTCATTTCCATATGCTGCAGGCGCGTGGATTTGACCTTGATGGGGTGGAGCACGACACCGAGATCGCTGCCTATCTCCTGCGCCCAGGGCAGCGTACATATGAGCTCAAAGACGTATTCCAGCGCCACCTGCAGCGGCAATTAGCCAGCGAAGCGTCAAGTGGTCAACTCTCCCTGCTTGACGTTGCCGATAATCAGGAACTGCTCGCGCACGCGGCTGCCGTGATGGAATTGGCGCAGACGCTGGCAGAACAGCTCGTCGCAATCGACGCCTACGAGCTCTACCGTGATTTGGAGATTCCACTCGCGGGGATCCTGGGAGGCATGGAGGCGATCGGGATTGCCGTCGATGTGGAGACGCTCCAGGAGCAGCTCGAAGACTTCAAGGCCATGGTCGCCGAAGAAGAGGAGCAAGCCCGCAAACTTGTCGATGAACCCACGTTGAACCTTTCCAGCCCGAAGCAACTGCAATCCGTGCTCTTTGACACGCTGGGTCTGCCGAAAACGAAAAAGACCAAAACCGGCTATTCAACGGCGGCGAAAGAAATTGATGCGCTTGCCGCCAAGAATCCGCATCCATTCCTGGACCACCTGCTAGCGCATCGCGAATACACCAAGATGAAGTCCACGATTGAGGGGCTCATTCGTGCCGTCGGGGAAGATGGGCGGATTCACACAACCTTCCACCAAACGAAGGCCTCCACTGGCCGCCTGAGTTCCACCGATCCGAACCTGCAAAATATTCCGGTGCGCACCGAGGCCGGTAGAAAGATTCGCTCGGCGTTCACCGTAGGTGAGGGGTACGAGTGCTTGCTCACTGCTGACTACTCGCAAATTGAGATGCGCGTGATGGCGCATCTTTCTGAAGACGCAGGATTGATTGAGGCGTACCAAAATGGCGAGGACTTGCACAATTACGTGGGCTCGCGCGTCTTTGATGTCCCGGTTGGTGAAGTGACTCCAGAACTGCGGCGTCGGGTTAAAGCAATGAGCTACGGACTGGTCTATGGTCTGTCTGCATTCGGTCTTTCTCAACAGCTCGGCATCGCTGCCGGGGAAGCAAAGGCCATTATGGAAAGCTACTTCCAGCGTTTCGGCGGCGTAAAGCGTTACCTGGATGAAGTGGTGGAGCAGGCGCGACACGATGGTTACACTGCGACGCTGTTTGGGCGCCGTCGATACCTTCCCGAGCTCACCTCCGAGAACCGCGTGGCGCGAGAAACTGCAGAGCGCGCTGCCCTGAACGCCCCTATCCAGGGAACTGCCGCCGACATTATTAAGGTGGCGATGATCCGCGTCGATCGGGAACTGAGGGAGGCTAACGTGCGCTCGCGTGTGCTCCTCCAAGTCCATGACGAATTGGTGGTGGAAGTTGCCCCCGGTGAGCGAGAGTTGGTGCAGAGCATCGTTGAGCGCGAAATGGACGCGGCAGTAGAACTTACTGTGCCCCTGGAGGTTGCAAGCGGTGTTGGTGAGGACTGGGAGGAAGCTGCTCACTAA
- a CDS encoding class I SAM-dependent methyltransferase: MHNISADDASQANRRWWNSDADAYHEAHPEYLQSFFWCPEMLAEAEAHLLGDLKDKRVLEIGCGSGPCSSWIAETFPSATVIGFDISADMVRRSSGTFPALLADVHRIPLAANSMDVAFSAFGAFPFIPDLTVALREVARVLRSGGTLVIAANHPMRWIFEDFPDERGLIATNSYFEQHYVESDEHGELQYAEFQHTMADWINAFHAAGFSIEGMTEPTWPEDLTTTWGQWSPLRGKIFPGTVIFQARLSEQLPPSPHQHRLQPPGAQ, from the coding sequence ATGCACAACATTTCAGCAGACGATGCCAGCCAAGCGAACCGGCGATGGTGGAACAGCGACGCAGATGCCTACCACGAGGCGCATCCCGAATACCTGCAAAGTTTCTTCTGGTGCCCTGAAATGTTGGCCGAGGCCGAGGCACACCTTCTGGGAGACTTGAAGGACAAACGCGTCCTCGAAATTGGCTGTGGCTCCGGACCCTGCTCATCCTGGATAGCTGAAACTTTTCCCTCCGCGACCGTGATCGGCTTCGACATCTCCGCGGACATGGTGCGCCGTTCTTCCGGAACTTTTCCTGCCTTGCTTGCCGACGTCCACCGTATCCCACTTGCAGCCAACAGCATGGACGTAGCGTTTTCCGCCTTCGGGGCGTTCCCGTTCATTCCCGATCTCACCGTGGCACTGCGCGAAGTCGCCCGAGTACTACGCTCCGGCGGCACACTGGTCATTGCTGCGAATCATCCTATGCGCTGGATTTTCGAGGATTTTCCAGACGAGCGAGGCCTGATTGCCACAAACAGTTATTTTGAACAGCACTATGTAGAAAGCGACGAGCACGGCGAGCTGCAATATGCCGAGTTTCAGCACACTATGGCCGATTGGATCAACGCTTTCCATGCTGCAGGCTTCTCAATCGAGGGCATGACCGAACCCACTTGGCCCGAGGATTTAACGACCACCTGGGGTCAGTGGTCACCGCTGCGGGGAAAGATTTTCCCCGGCACTGTGATCTTTCAAGCTCGACTTAGTGAGCAGCTTCCTCCCAGTCCTCACCAACACCGCTTGCAACCTCCAGGGGCACAGTAA